A single genomic interval of Deferribacter autotrophicus harbors:
- the rpmE gene encoding 50S ribosomal protein L31, protein MKKGIHPEVNEVVFKCACGNEIRALSTAKKTGIAICSACHPFFTGKQKFVDTAGRVEKFMKKYGNYAESLKKNK, encoded by the coding sequence GTATTCATCCTGAAGTAAACGAAGTGGTATTTAAATGTGCTTGTGGTAACGAAATAAGAGCATTATCAACTGCTAAAAAAACAGGTATTGCGATTTGTTCTGCATGTCACCCATTTTTTACAGGTAAGCAGAAGTTTGTGGATACAGCAGGTAGAGTAGAGAAATTTATGAAAAAATACGGGAATTACGCTGAGAGTTTGA